ACGAAAAAAACTTGTTAAAATTCACTAAGTGTTTTACTGTTTGGTGATACCTCTAAAGAGGGAGCATAAGAGGCAGCAAGGATTTCTTGCTCCCTCTTAGATGCAGCAAGCAAAACATGTGACACGAATTTTAAGATTTAGCGTGTTATCCGACTCTTGGTGATATACGAAAAAATAATTCGTGTAAAGACCATTTGTATCGCTACATGGCCACAGAGTTTTTTTTTCCCTATGTGGCACAAGCCACGCCCCTGATGGGGTAATGGTGCGTGAGTGCAAGGTGTGGGAGGAAGCCCGTTTAGttcaattttatttaatttaatattattttgaaaaaaaatatttttatccctTTTTAGTACTTTACCAATTAGATTTTTACACATCATCACAATACCTATCACCCACACCAAAAAACTCACACCACTattactcaaaaaaaaaaaaaaaaaaaaaaaaaaaaaaaaaccacatcGCCAAGTCAGCGAAAAAGTGcaagaaaaaaaaaaactcaaaccaACAATCCACGCGCCCTCCCCATTACAAATGGTCTACCACTTTGCTATAATTATGAACATGATAATTCTTGTTTATTGAAAAGATTATTATCTTCAGGGCCGTCCTATCAAAGTTACGGGCcctgtgcgataaataaaattgggcccttatatacacaaaatttttaattatataataataaagtttaataatactaatagagtAATAATTATTATGATCAATCAAAATAATAGACGTAGAAAACGATGTCTCAAATCTAATAGAAAATATAGCATTGTGTATTTTCTTTTTtagttttttaaattattaattatcaaaTGAACTCATGTATTGATAATGGACCTATGTATGCAATATTAGAATATATTTTTTGGGCCCCTATAGATATTGGGCCCTGTGCGACTGCACGGGTTGCACGCCTCAATATCCGGCCCTGATTATCTTAACCAACTTAAATATTATGCGAGATATTTATGGATAGTCAATCGGCTAATTGATTCGAGTATATCATCTTTCATAATTACGGGTGCCTATAAATACATAGACGATTATTCACGAGACATACACACGATACGAAACCTAAATACTCTCTTTTGCAGACGGGTTCTTGTTTTCTGCCAAAAACAAGAGCGAAATTTCTTCCTTATCctgagtgatattcgtgtaacctaaacaattatgatcgaataattactttcggaaagtgataccgcGATTCAGTAATTTATCCGACTATCGATTATTTACCTACATGAAAGCTCTAAAAACACCCAACAGTTTACCCGATATCTAGATGACTTTAACGACCACAAGTAAATAATCTTCTCATATTTTCTTTAGATCAATGAATAGATGTGCAATACATATCTATTTTAATTGTTTATACTATAACAAATTTAAAATTTACCATTTTACACTCATTTTGTTAATTGTAAAAAGTAACGAAAAGTGGCTCTCAAAGGATAGCCACGCTAGTAATCATATGAGTTCCCCATTCTAGGAGCAATCAAACCATTAATCAATTATTATGCTATTTTCTTTAGCTAAATACCCCTATTTTTTTCATTAAAAATAACCCAAGCTTCAAATCAACCTACAACATAAAAACATCAATATCATGAATTGGTATCCAGACAACAATGTGTTCTTTCAAAGAACACACTTACTAAACAAACACATAACCAAATCTCAACTACATTTCAAACTCTTACATGTAAACCATACTCTCAAACATCAAACCAAATGGATTTTAGTTCTATGCACAAACAAGTCTACAACTCCAACCACCGTTCGATCACGAACCACCAAAACTCGACCACCCAACCATCAGCGTTTCCTGCAACCACCACGACCGGATTCCCACTTTTAGCCATCGCAATAGCTTGTATCACGGGGATCACATTTTTAATCATTACATATTTTTTAATCACAAAGTGTTGCTACCCGTTAAGTCGGTTCTTAGTAGCCCGGCCCGTGACCCTAGAAGAGCCACTATCAGTGTACTCGACTCCAGCGTGGCAAATCACTGGACTCGAAGAATCACTAATCCAACAAATACCAATTTGTCGGTACAACAAAAGGGACAACGCCAACAAAAAGCTACACAAATGTGTTGTTTGCTTGAATGAGTTTCAAGATTTGGACACATTAAGAGTTCTTCCTAATTGTGATCATGGGTTCCATTTGCATTGCATTGATGTTTGGCTTCGAAACAACTCAAACTGCCCGATTTGTCGATTGAACATCTCTGGGGCAGCCCGTTATCCAACCGACACTATTGTACCAACTTCTTCGCCCCAAGACCCGCCATCGTTGGCCCATAACAGCCCAACAAGTAGCAACCAAGATTTTGTTACAATTGAATTGTGTGAGGAGGGAAATCATGAGTCTAGAAAATGTCGTATTGATTCGATAACTAGGGACGAAAGGATAAGTGTCACTAAAGATGAGCAGCTAACGATTCAACCGTTACGAAGATCTTTTTCGATGGATTCTGCAGTTGATTGTGATGTTTACTTATCAATTCAAGATATTATAAGAAACCATGAAGAAGCTATTAGGACGAAACAACCTTTTTTCTCGTTTGGACATACACGAGGATCTCGAAGTGCTATTCTTCCTCTTGAATTTTGATTAGATAAATGATGATTAATAAATCTTTATGTTTTCGATTTAATTGTTctatttatttacaaaattattACGTTCTCATATTTCACACAAAGGCAACTTTTGTGAGACTGTGACACTAACGTTGGCTTTTGGTTATTAGCTGCAACTTGTTTAATtccagaagaagaaaaaaaacactAAAAAACAAATAAGGTGTTCGATGTCCGTGCTATTCGGAGAGaagaatatttttgtaatttatttAGGTGTATGTTAAACATTCACATTATTGTTTTCGACACTTTCCTGGTCAATCAAGATATGTTTCTAATCAAGGTTAAACATGAGATTTCTTTTTAGAATATCATGACTATAAGACCATTTCTAACTCTATCGGTGATATCACGGTCAAAAAGTGCAAAAAAAGTGCAAACTGACAGTGATTAGGCACCAACCTTTTTTAACCGGTgtgtcagttttttttttttttttgtcaaatatTGAGTatggtgatgtggtaaaatctatTTGGAAATGAGGtggaaaaaataaattaataataataaatatattatttaaaattaaataatttgtgATTGGGTGAGAAACTAACTGACGGAAGGTTCGAACCTCGTCAGCCCCATGACTAACGATTTTTGATGAACTAACTGACGCCTGGTTATAAACCGTCAGATTTCGTCAGATATTGCCACATAGGACTGACCTTGCAAAGAAACGCCCGGTTATAAATGGTCTAATAACTACGGTCTGTCTCGTTAATTTTGAGAGCCCGTGCGAGGCATTAAAAATGACTCTCATAAACGTTAATTAATTTTTAGGCTTACAAGGGTATACGATGCTTTATTCAAACCGACTATTTCTAGAATGACCATTTGCTTCGGAGGTTTTCTGGAGTCATCATCAGCAAGCgtcaatttattggcgacttgattgacgcttagagcctaaattgatctTCGGACaagtttaaaacccatgaaaatttgattctaccattttcatgatgTCTtacacttttttttattttttaatttttttaacataCTTATTGAtcggaggtccattcggaagcaatctcttgaTCCATAGACCATTTAGAGGGAGGATTTTCTCTCCTTTTAGGGTGTTTCACTCTAGGTGAATAAACGACTTCTTTTTAATctaggataggggaaggattgtctacatcttacctcctcaTACCCCACTTCTGTGAGATTTAGTTTTGCTGttgttgtgtatatatataaaaatgcaaTAATACTAACTATTCtaagaaaaaaaattataaacaaCCATAGTATATTGGTTATTCTCAAATTGTTGACATGCTTTTATATTAAAATTTGTTATTAAATAAAACTTGTTTTCTAAATGTTTTTTAAGCAAACTAGTTAATCAACTCATTATAGTCAACATTCTTTAAATTTTCATAAAATGTTCATAAAtactttgaaaaagaaaaaattatTCTTAGTGTAACCTAATAGTCAACATTTTATTATATTATAGTCAATACTCTTCAATTTTTCATAAAATGTTCTTGAATACTTTGAAAAAGAAAAATTTATTCTTAATAACCTAATAGTCAACAttgttaggaatttatggacccaacaacgaCCACCAATCGATAGATTGTgatcccacaaacgacaaacggacagaataaatgcaagaaaagtaaacgacacaagatattacgtggttatatgcaatcggtgtgattgctttagtccgcgGCCAACTAGAGAGCTTTTTTATTGATTTTTCGTGCTTAGGGTTACAGATTACAAtaggtatatttatagtgctaatcaaaattaggaaacaGATCGAATAACTTGCTGGCTATGCACACTGTCGTGTTTCGCGACACtctgtcgcgttccgcgacaaacTGCATCAAAACGTGACAAAGTGGTTCAGAACGTGACAGCTTCTGACACCCACTTCTGCCATATTTGTCTCGTTTCAGTGCACTTTATCACTTTCTAGTTGTGTCGCGTTTTGCGACAAACATCACTCAAACCCAATACCAGAACTCGACAATTTcttgttttgatcttctttgcaactatccaacaatctcccactcaaaGGAGAGCAAAACCCAGAAATCTCGTCAACCCCAAAACTAACCATTTCAACCAAGAACGTCGAACCACCTCTCATACCGCCAATCAAACATGGAACACGCAAACTCAACATCGCTGGAAGAGCAGACtctgatacaaggtcttcaacactacttgtcgaaATCAATACCAATAACCCTTAGAACTCTCTAGTTGACGTCTTCTTTCATCAAGTAACAAGAAGACCAGTTGAAACTATGCAAAGCTTCAACTTTCcgatcgtaaccaccttagtacacATATCAGCATGATTCTCCGTACCAGGAATTTTCTTAACAACTAAAGTACCATCTTCAATAAGTTCGCGAATTTTATGATACCTTAGctttatgtgtttcgtacgactatgaaacaccaggttcttcaccaaatgaatagcactttgattatcacagtacaagacataatcttgttgaactcgtcCCAACTCAATCATAAAATTCTTCAGCCATACAAGTTCTTTGCATGCTTCTGCTGATGCCATATATTCAGCCTCCATTGTTGACAGCGCAACACAACTTTGAAGTTTGGACATACAACTGACCGCCGTCTTACCAACCGTAAAAACGTACCCCGTAGTGCTTCTACCCGAATCGTCAcaaccacccaaatcagcatcaacgtaccctctcaaaatggaatcacctttagtgaattgcaaccccattttagaagtacctttcaagtagCGCAAAAGCCACTTTATACCTTCCCAATGCTCTTTACCCAGATTCGACATAAACCGACTCACAACTCCCACTGCATAAGCTATGTCGGGTCTTGAACAAATCATTgcgtacataatactacccactgtCGACGCATACGGAATTTGAGCCATCTCCTCTTTTTCTACTTCCGTTGTAGGTGCTTGACTTTTCGTTAACTTTAAGGTACCGCCTAAAGGCACGGATCTTGCCTTTGAATCACCCATGTTGAACCGCTCTAACACTTTCTCAATATACTTGGTTTGAGACAAAGTTAAAGTACCTACAACTAATTCCTAGTATCTGTTTAGTAGCCTCTAAGTCTTTCATCTCGAACGCGTGAGACAACTTTCTCTTCAACCTGTTGATCTCTAACATATCCGAACCTGCAATCAACATGTCAACAACATAAAGTAACAATATAACATATgaggacttgaatttcttcaagtaacaacaatgatCCGACTCGCTTCTTGTAAAGCCACTCCTTATCATAaattcatcaaacttcaagtaccgtTGCCGTGGTGCTTGTTTTAACCTATACAGACTTTTCTTCAATTTGCAAACCCATCTCTCTTTACTAACTACCTCGAAGCCCTTTGGTTGCACCATATAAATCTCCTCTTTAAGATCTCCATGTAAAAATGTGGTCTTTACATCCAATTGTTCTAGATGTAAGTCATCAGCAGCAACAATACTCAAAACCaatcgaatagtagtcatcttcaaaACTGGCGAAAAGATCTCATTATAATCAACTCCTTTCCTTTGTTGAAACCCCTTAACTACCAACCGAGCTTTGTACTGCTTTTTCCCGTTCAACTCATCCTTGACCCGAAAGACCCATTTACTGTGCAACGCCTTTTTCATTGGAAGTAATTTCACTAAAGACCATGTCTTATTCTTgataagtgaccccatctcttctttcatagcaagtTCCCACTGTATGGATTCtgtgagaactcatcccacatcggtgAGGGAGGTGAATGAAACaccccttataagggtgtggataccttctCTAGTGGACGCGTTTTAAGGGTGAGTCCCGAGAAGCATAACCGTGAGCCCCCGTGCGTTGGGGCAAAGCAgacaatatccactacgggttgtactcgggctgttacaaGAATGGTATCAgatccactcatgtgccgttgggggtggtggggcaaacctcatcgaggacgatgagtccctgagggggggtgaatgtaaaaccttaggcaaatcccacatcacccacagacatgagtgatcatgggattataaggtaatactcacgcttaaatgacacaacgcgttttgggaccacaggctgagtagaagtgtgaGTATGTTGTGGTTAAGCATGCTCGGgctagagcactaccaggatgggtgacctcctgggaaagtgcttctcgtgtgtggtcgccaaaaaaaagccgtgcgcctgcgggcaaagcggacaatattgtggtcatgttaagctgggatgttacagattctttagattgtcttgcttcaaaataactctcgggttcaccattctcggtatagatcaaatagtttgctgatggagaaaacCTAACAGTAGGTTTGGGCGTTCTACTAGAGTGTCTCAATGGTGGAGTAACGGGTGGTGGTGATCGAGTTAAGTCACCATCATCCCCACCATAGAACTCTCATCATTTTCGGAGCTAGCACCACTCTTCGAATCATCTCCATCACTTTGATCCTCACCGTCAATTGGCAATTCAATAAttcccgaactcccactagaacctgtattcacatcaacaaACTTATCATGCACAACCGGACTATGATTAGAATTAACCGTTACCTTGGTGTCATACAACGAgctttcatcaaaagtaacatctctacTACGAATCACCTTTCTCGCGTCATTGTCCCAACACCTATAACCCATGTCATCCAGCCCATACCCGATAAAAGTACATTTTCTTGATTTAGTTGCAAGCTTGTCTTTGTCAATGTCTTTGTTTTTCACATACACATTACAATCGAAAACCCTTAAGTGAGCCAAACTCACCTTTTTACTGGTCCACTCTTCCTCAGGAATTCGAAACtctaacggtgttgagggtcccctgttaATCAAATAAGCTGTTGTGTTTACAGCATATGCCCAAAACATCCTTGGTAGACCCGCATGTAACCGCATACTCCTAGCCCGCTCATTGAGCGTCCGGTTCATGCGTTCGGCAATCCCATTGTGGTGTCGTGTTTCTGAAACTGTTTTCAACATATGAATACCATGTTCCGCACAATAGTCTTTAAGTTCtttatgagatgacccgtcctaatccataaggatgaatacaataacatatgattacatcgcgaggtatttgacctctatatgatacattttacaaacgttgcatttgtttttaaaagacaacctttcattacatcaaaagttgacaggcatgcataccatttcataatattcaacctataaatgacctaatctgtcatttacttaataataatctctattgaactcaacgacttgaatgcaacgtcttttgaaaaatgccatgaatgactccaagtaatatctttatgtgatgacccgaaattttttgacttatttaaaccaattctctatacgatttattattttaacacgctaaacaaagtctgttagattgagtctcaaaattttagaactgtttcat
The window above is part of the Rutidosis leptorrhynchoides isolate AG116_Rl617_1_P2 chromosome 1, CSIRO_AGI_Rlap_v1, whole genome shotgun sequence genome. Proteins encoded here:
- the LOC139886373 gene encoding RING-H2 finger protein ATL1-like — protein: MDFSSMHKQVYNSNHRSITNHQNSTTQPSAFPATTTTGFPLLAIAIACITGITFLIITYFLITKCCYPLSRFLVARPVTLEEPLSVYSTPAWQITGLEESLIQQIPICRYNKRDNANKKLHKCVVCLNEFQDLDTLRVLPNCDHGFHLHCIDVWLRNNSNCPICRLNISGAARYPTDTIVPTSSPQDPPSLAHNSPTSSNQDFVTIELCEEGNHESRKCRIDSITRDERISVTKDEQLTIQPLRRSFSMDSAVDCDVYLSIQDIIRNHEEAIRTKQPFFSFGHTRGSRSAILPLEF